The window CGGATCAGGCATCGTTAATCAATGTGCCCTCACAGTTATCTATATTGATGATGTAACTGGAAcgccaaaaactaatttatttgacatGTTTGAAGTCAAATCTAGCACTGCTGATGAAATTTATTCACTGGTATGATGAACTCGCTGAAATCAAaaaatatacccattgaaaaCTTAGTGGGATTTAGTTCTGACACATGTAATGTGATGGTGGGGCAGcatcattcggttttttcacttttgaaaatagaaatcccTCACATTGCATGTGTCAAGTGTTCTTGCCACATGATCCACCTGGCGGCAAGTAAAGCATGTATGAAGTTACCAAAGACAGTGGAGGATTTGCTCCGAAATCTTGGGGCTCACTTCAGCAGAAGTTTTGGGAGACAGTCTGCCTTTGTACAGTTCCAAGAGTTTTTTTCAAGAGGAAATCCACAAAATACTATCACCAGCAGTAACAAGATGGCTGTCATTAAAATCTTGCGTTGACAGAGTGATTGAACAATTTCAACCGTTGAAGGCCTACCTGCTGACCGCTTCTGTCGAAGACCCGTCAAACACAGTGGATAGCATGTTAGCTGCTATGAACAACCAATTTATCTACTTATACTTGGAGTTTATGTCTTATGTTCTTGGTATGctaacagattttaatgtaatgttccaATCCGAAACACCACTTCTCCATAGATTGCGACCAGAGGTTCACAAGATGCTTCAAGATCTGTGTACAAACTACATGgacttaaactacattaaaaatacacccaTCATGTCCATTGAGCATTCAAACCCCCGTCATTTCCTgcaattagaacaaatatatttaggcattcaggcaacagaaacatttaatgaattaaagaaaaatgcagaaaagaaagatattgaagttttcttaaaaagtattttaagcttCTATGTGGAATTGGTCACAcaaatcaaatctagatttgatttttCTGATGAAGTTTTTGATGTCCTCAGTGTCTTGGAGCCAAAAAGTGCCCAAACCTTCAAAGTAAGGTCTTTGGCTCATGTCATTAACAGATTTCCCGTTCTGAAGAAAGTTGTTGATGTCCAAAAACTCGACAATCAGTGGAAAAGTCATGCTTTGCTAGACTTCAAAGAGCATAAACTTGATGCAAATGAGTCTGCTATGCAATATTGGAAGGCTGTATTCAGTCTAAAGACAGTCGCTGGAGATGCTATGTttacagaaatacaaaaagtgtttaacttactttttatactgccattttcaaattcatctGTCGAACGAATATTCAGTGAACTGAAGCATTGCAAAACCAATgacagaaacaaattgaaaacagaaacAGTCGTTTCATTGATGGGTACAAGGGAAGGAATCCGAAATAGCGGTGGATGTGTTAAATTTGAACCTACCAAGGAAATGCTCACAAGAAATATATGGCAATAAGAAATTaggccttattattattatttggcttttaaaaaaactaaaactgtgttaatatagccaaatatattgtgattcatattttggtcatcaagtgatatattgtgaaataaattttgtgtgtatattatatatataatatattatatataaataaatatttgaacctgAGTTATAGAGTAGGCTAAACACATCATGGTAATGCTAGCCTTCTAAGGTTTTAATTTCAAGACTATGTGTGCCTAGCACTTTGcctgacattaaaaaattgtggttaacacatttaaaaacagtgatctagtgtaattttttccataaagctacaagttgagttaaaggaaaaaagtggattttttagaACAACACATAACAGTTCATGtgatttatcatacaaattttattaaactgtacatcaGTAAACAACCTATTTTGGAGGTAGGATATCATGAAAGAGTGTTGTAAGTATTTTTGCTTAACCttgcatgtttggttttggtaggcctttcctaaaataatactttgtaggcctatagtatgttcaaacctaaagcctGTGCTTAGCTGGTTGACAGTGAGATTTTAGAagtcatttacatattatattcctttactccttctttgaatcACAGCAGGATTGCATGATTAATGTCTGCTTTATCAGTTTacaagtttctatttaaaaactttggcaTGGATCCAAGctcattgaaagttaaatttgtttttctgaaactaactttttcatgcaaattgtctctgtaaaaaagtaaaaagttaattttttttacaatataagttatgatattatgctctaaaatcaaccatattcaatgcaataaaaaatcctGCTCGTTAAGCCATTTAAGAGTGTCTAACCTAGAAAAcctggaaaagtcagggaattttatATGTTCAGTTTGGTAGACACCCTGCATTTACAAATATAGACTGTCATACGATGTCGATAACACACTTTAGTAgcctaaatatacttttaaagcaaGGTGGTAATTTGGGCTCATAGGTGGTATTTTTTTCAGGTACTGGTGGGAATTTTCCAAAAGTGGATTGGCAACACTGCTGTGTAGTGAATTGTTATTGACGCCTTCTGACCGGTTGTTTAGTGTTCGTgactgaaatttttaatataacaatttgagACAAAGGTAAATAAGTTAGTGGTTTATTATTTCAGTAGTAATACTAGAATTAAAAATGTGTTGcatgaaaattaaagtttagtaCTGATTAAAGGTTAGGAACACTTGATGATATTTCTCTTcatctttgaattaatatttaaagctaagaaaaaaatatataattcaattaacaAGCTCTGCTTTgcgttttttgtttatttgttgattttttaatgaAGAGTGTTTAAGATGTTAATAGTATAGCAATATGGGTAGGGtaagataagcggacccggtttttcatattgaagaatgtaatcatcaataaCTATATTCGCACCTCAAATCCtggactatcaatcgatataaaagtatctatagtcctcaataacaatcatatgttttaaattaaagtatgaatttaatatttacagtgatgaaacattattataaccaaaattaggaagaCTGAAGACAACCAAATTTGCTCCTCTCAaagttacagttgtttattttccacaaatttcacacaatgggtttttcggtacaagtccaacatgttgaagccacgaaaaacatgtcttttcatctttcaaaacaatgttgtgtagttttctaaaattgactgccattttttataatcaaatgttacttatgtaaaattgaaatataccttacacgtattatttgaaagtgtttacagctgttgatatagattgtTTAAGTTAATTCTTCAAAATGATTAATTAgtattgattatatcgatggttatgattaattaatactgtatcgtttgccaatttcaataaaaaaaaccgCGTCCGCTTATTGTACCATACCCTagcaatataatgaaataaacgtGTGTAGAGGCCTAGGctataaaactaaagtaaattattttacctaaaaGGGAGAAAATTCTACTTGAGTGGGGCGGTAAGCCACCTGGTAGGGAggttaaatatgtttgtattttatcagTACTATACctcaaagaaaatttataaaataactacaacaAATATTACGATAAATTTGCATTTTACTGCTATCTACAAGCCTTATTACTAAAGTAAGGGCAGTCaccttgtatttaaatattggcAGGTTCAAATGCTGCAGTGTAAGAAGTGGCCATTATAACAATCAAACTGttgattagaaatatctaaactattgaatattataaacatttaacctaTAGATATCTATAATTGACTAATTAGCCTAATAATTGCCAGCagcttttattttacagaaaatattgttcaaaattatactggtatcaatttacaataacgtaaccatggaaaggtatgttcatttttttttcctgaaaactacaattttttcctgaaaacaatagtgaagaaaaaattcgtcggcaacaaaaatcaaaggagttacgattttttttaaatcctctgaaaactctgtttttgacagtcacctctggcaattttactgaaatgatgctggactagtacgttaatcctgtcaacgatgcctgcccgctgcgcactgcttgctcttttagaaaaaaaattaacttgagcttgcaaaagtcgaatcccagatcacgtgatgcccctgatccttaaccctccaattgttgttcgacaaaattttgtcggttatttccATCCTTAAcacaataatgcccgaaaggcatcaatataatacaataatatactttccccccagtttatatgcacctgtgataataatacttggctataaatgcccaacccataaaaaaagtccatttttcatggtcacggtattgtaaataaataccattatcctaagttaattcaaacaaagtgGAATCATTTGCAAAGTGATTAgagtagactttaataagtggcctacactctttattcggttgtttttatccgAATGAATAATTCcaggagactttaataagtggcctacactcgttattcaattgttattatcgatctatttgatatattatccaaattcgatattatatattaatcgtaCGAAACAAGA of the Homalodisca vitripennis isolate AUS2020 unplaced genomic scaffold, UT_GWSS_2.1 ScUCBcl_12855;HRSCAF=22792, whole genome shotgun sequence genome contains:
- the LOC124375050 gene encoding uncharacterized protein LOC124375050, which gives rise to YQRQWRICSEILGLTSAEVLGDSLPLYSSKSFFQEEIHKILSPAVTRWLSLKSCVDRVIEQFQPLKAYLLTASVEDPSNTVDSMLAAMNNQFIYLYLEFMSYVLGMLTDFNVMFQSETPLLHRLRPEVHKMLQDLCTNYMDLNYIKNTPIMSIEHSNPRHFLQLEQIYLGIQATETFNELKKNAEKKDIEVFLKSILSFYVELVTQIKSRFDFSDEVFDVLSVLEPKSAQTFKVRSLAHVINRFPVLKKVVDVQKLDNQWKSHALLDFKEHKLDANESAMQYWKAVFSLKTVAGDAMFTEIQKVFNLLFILPFSNSSVERIFSELKHCKTNDRNKLKTETVVSLMGTREGIRNSGGCVKFEPTKEMLTRNIWQ